A window of Aptenodytes patagonicus chromosome 1, bAptPat1.pri.cur, whole genome shotgun sequence genomic DNA:
TCTCACGTTCGTCCTTCCGTCGGGAGGGGTTTTTACAAGTGAGCTGTGTGAACTTAAACGCCGACAAAGAATAATGCACCTCCAGCTCATTTCCATACACAAGTGCAAAACCGTAACCTACcagaacttttattttaattgtacaTTCACATTTCTCCATTGACGTGGGCAGCTTGTACATGGCCGAGTGATAAAGTTACACAGTTCTGCTCTTTCATGTGCATTGATTTCAGCCATCAAAGAAACTTAGAAAACTAACAATAAACAACTTTTCCATATATCTGTAGTCAGGCTGGGAAAAATTATGtgactcttccttcccctcctgccccccctgGCAACCAAATTCCCCTGACTTTTaggcttttctcttttaaatgacCGCTAATATTACTTAGTATTTTAAGACGGTTTCCTACGGGTCTCTCGCAATGAAGCTGGCGTTCGGTGCGCACTGGGCTGTACCGCTCACTCGTTCTCACTCCTCCGGAAGCTCGTTTGGGCACATCGTTAGCGGCTGTTGTGACGTGCACTCCGACAGTTCTGTGGGACAGTATAATTTTTCTTAGcctgttattttttcttaacattttaggcTCATCACAAGTCAGTTGTGGCGCTTTACAGTTTACAGACTTTTTGCCAAACCTTCTCCGTACACTGAAAGCGATTCAGAAATGACCAAAAATGCTGCAACCAATTAGCACgtacaaacatttattttgaaatttccatTCCAACCGTTATGAAGAATTACATCATCAAAGCACTTTATGGCAGTGAAAATAGCTCTTACCCCTCTGACTCATCCATTACTCCATTAAAGCTGCAAAATGTGCAATCTGCTTGAAAAATAGGTTGCTTTTTATTCAGTTTCCCATGAAAAGTCAAAATTCGATAACAAAAAaacgaaaagggaaaaaaaaaaaaccaacccaacccagcTTATAGGGACTCTACATCcgctcctctcccccttcccccaaaaatAACTTACAAAGATAGTTTAAAgttttaaatgagtttaaaaccaagtgcatcttttttattattttttttttcttcttcttctcataATAATCTTAAAATTCTAAAAACCCATAATTTACTTTCTTGGAAAAAAGGCAGCGAGCCGTTGCTTCTTGATTGGAAGAATATGTATCTCCGGCGAGTTCATTTTCTTTAGCTTTACGCTCCTGTTTTTGACGGGTTTCCTGAGGGCCTCGGCGCTGTCCCGGGGCTCGGGCGGGCTCTTCACGTCGTAGCACTGCAGCACCGAGTCCTGGGGCAGGTCCCTTTTGAAGGAAAAGTTTTTGGTGGAGACCCCTGACAGGCCCTTGATCTTGCCGCAGAAGATGGTGGGCACGGCGTCCTTGACGGAGACGATGACTTTGGCTGTCTGCGAGGTGCTGACGATCTCGATGTTGTTGCCGGCCTTGGGCTCGCAGCCCGCCCTGCCCGCTTGCTCCACCAACCACTTCTGCGGCTGCCGCAGCAGCTcagccggcccgccgcccgcccccctgCCCTCCGCCTTGCCCGACACCTCCTGGGGCTTGCAGGGGGCAAAGGGGGTGGCCGGACTGGGGAGCTTGTCTGGCGCAGGGTGAACGCCAGCCTCGGCGGCAGCAGGGCCAATGCCGGCTGCCTCCTCGTGGGGCCCCCCTGGCTTGCGGCAGGAGGCAAGGGACAGGTCCAGGGCCCCGTCCTCGGGTGGCGGCGGTGGGGCGGCCTCGCCAGCCCGGGGCACGGGCGCCCCTTTCATGGAGAGGTCCAGCGCCTCGTTCTCGCCGCCCATCTTGATGACGGTGTGGCGGCTCAGCTGGGGAAACTCCCGTGGGTGGAGGTCGAAGGGCTTCgtctcctccttctccagggGGGTCTGAGTCCCCTTGCAGGAGTGGGGGGTGAAGAGTGGCGGCTTGGGCGGGTCGGGGGCCGCCTTGGCCTCGGCGCCGTGgggcacagggatggggacggggatggggatggggacagggacgggcaGGGGCACGATGACGGGGTAGGGCACCAGCAGCGTGGCAGGGGGCACCAGCGGGGAGAGGGGCGAGCTGAAGgcctggggtgggagggtggtgTAGTcgggtgggggctggcagggggtaGAGCCCAGGGCACCCTGCGAGGGAAACAGGTCCTGAAGGACGGCGGCGAACCCCGGCGTCTGAAAGACAGGGGGCAGGACAGGCTCCTGGGCTTGGCCGGAGGGCTTGGGgtccaggagctggggctgcccgACAGGGGCGGTGGCGCCAGGAAAGAGGCCGGCGTGcagggggctggcggggcaggcgGCCCCCGGGGGCAGCACCAAGGGCGAGTTCAGGTGCTGGAAGACGTGCTGCTCCAGGAGGACGGGCAGCGGGACGGGGCCCTGGGTGGTCATGACATAGGGGGTGGCAGCATTGGTGGCCGGCATCTgcggggcggcgctgccggcgACCTGCAGGTGGATGGGCAGGACAACGGGGCTGTCCCCCAGGCAGATGGGCTGCAGCACGGTGGCCGCCACCTTCAGGGCTACCCCGCTCTGCGACTCGGCCGGCGGTGTCAGGATGGAGGGCGCAGGGACGGTCaccagtggggacagggccttCTTCATCAGGTCGGCTGAGTTGATGTTCCAGGCCTCCGCCGTGATCAGCTGGGCCACCCCATTCTCCAGCTTGTTGTTGGCCATCGCCGAGGGCGAGCTGGTGACGTCCATGGGCAGGTTTGGGGCGTCCTTGTACAGCTCCTCCATGTCGCAGGGCTTCTTGGGCTCTGCCAGCGCCGCCTCTACATCGCCGTCAGTGGGACCCGTGGCGGCTCCGGGCTGCCAGGAGCATCGGCACAGACATAATTTGGCCTGCAAACCAGAAACATATTTTAGGCACCGCATAAATCTCCtccttaaaataatatttgcaattGCCTTTAAAGACCCCATCACCAAAGAAAAGCCGTTAAACATTTCCACGCTTCAGGCTAACGGCTCCATAATACAGTGTAGTACATATACAGAGATGCTGGATATACATACATACGTGAGTGTTGTACGAAGAGTTTTGAGGAACTTATATTTAGCCATAAACACAGACAATTTAAAAGACCTTGAGGGCTGCCTGCAGCCAAAACCCACCCCCTAGTACACAGCCTGAAACAAGGACTCGGGCCATCCGTTTCACGTTTTGAAACAAAGCTTCACATAATGACAGAGCCGAGCAACAGCGCGCTGTTTTAACTCaacaaaagcccccaaaacaaacatttctaaaaatatcgTGGCTAAGAAATGTTCCACCATGGGCGAAGGGTCCTCGCTTCCCTAAAATACTCATCCCTTTTTCATCCCAGTGGGATTTACTAAAGGCAAGCAGGTGAGTGCCGCATGCTGCGTACAGCACCTTCAAAACTGCCGTGTGCAGGGTGAGAAAGaagcaaacccaaaccaaacGCCAATGTTTGCCCTGCCACAGAGCTAGACAGAGACAGTCCTGTGAACCAGGCACCTGAGTCATAAAAGACacgaagaataaaaaaaatcaaagcaacttcaaatttattttgaCAGCACAACCCTTTATATTAACCAAGCAAATGGCAATTAAAAAAGGGCAGAGATGGTTTCCATTCATGATTGCGGTGAAATTTGCAGCCTATTTCCTAAAAAGACTAACACCCCcttcccctgaaaaaaaaagcagcaaactaaCGGTGCTGCACATCCATTTATTCAGAAGGATAAATAATTTCCACCCCACGAGCTGCCGCCGGCAGACTTTGGCTGGGGGCTGGCCGCTCCGCCTAGCGCTGCCCGTGCCTCTCCCGAAGTGCGCGGTGCATCCTGCCGTAGTAATAATCACCATGGAAACTTGTCCAGTTTCAACTCTGTTACCATGGGAAAGCACTGGCGCACCccaaatttacatttttcaccTGCACGCGGCTGAATCCCGCTCCCTACGAATGAAACGTGTGCCATCGCCACCGCCCGGCTGGCCGGGCTGGTGGGAGCGAGGCGCTTCCCTGCATCCCGCAGGCACACTGGCGTTGGGATGATAGGGAGGGCAGCGCCACTCCAAAATTGGATGCGTGAGGAGTCCCAGCCTGGGGATGCGTCTGTGTCTGAGAGCACACGAAGAGCTCCGCCGGCTCTGGCACTTACAGAAATGATTTGCTCGCATAGATCTTTGTAGGACTGACAAACTTGCAAACTAAGAGGGGAcagggaaaaggggggaaaaaagcaaaccccatgAACAAAGGCTAAAAAATGGCCAAGGCAGGGAAGCGGGAAATCTCCCAAGTTTCTCCTGAGACCTGTAAATCCTTGGATTTGGCAGTGAGATGCCATGGCGAGCGCAAGACTACAGAAATGTGGGGAGTTAATAGTGGAGGCTGGTTGGGTAAAATGCTAATAATTTATCAGGCGCGTTTGAGTtcttaaaaaggatttttaaaagtaaacagaTGAgtcatttcttttcccctcctgctgctggcttAAGGAGAATAATTCCGGATTTTTCTCATCTCATGAAATGTTCTGCAGAAAACATTCACAAATACAgggttgaggggttttttgtttccttttccagcctTGGCTGAGACAGATTACAGGCAGGCAGAGATGCCCAAGCACTGAAAAACAGGAGCAAAAATCAAATCCCTTATTCAGAAAGTGACAAGTATCAGTACCAAAAAAATTGGGCCAGtcttgttttgggggggggggggggcggggggggaagaagagCAATCGTTTCTAAAAATAGAGACAACCAGGAGACCGCTCAGCAGAttcaagctggaaaaaaacagacgTCGTCATTTCTGTTAAGgaattaaaaagccattttctacTGCTCTTATATAATCTCTCCCGCCCTCTTTTTAAAATGACCATTTTAAAACCCTGTGGTCTCTGCAGCGTACACCAGCATCTttgctcctccagctgctgcagcacagccgaCTATTTTACACATGACACTGGCTCTTCCCGATGTTTCTGTTTGCTTGAGAAGCGTGAGATCGTGGTGTTTTCATAGGGAATTAATGACCTGGCGGGGACGGGAAATGACCCCCTGTTCCCCTGGCAAGCCCATTTAACGTtgagaaatagaaaaattaagataaaaattaTGCTGTGTAAGAGACTTGAGGGATTAGCATGCTGTGCGGAGCCACGGAGAGAGAGACAGATCACCGCCAAAGATGAAAgtataaaacataataaaatccCCCCATTGATGCTTTAAAAAGCGacagggctggaggcagaggaaaTATCTAGATGAGGGGAAGAAGAGCTCATCTATCACCATCAGACACCTTGAAGAAATGCCTGTTGGGGTTgattggtgtgggtttttttaaagcatagtCAAATATTGTTTTCCACACTGAATCCTATATGTTTCTGGGATCTATAAATACATATTGTTGAGCTCGCGGTCCTACGCTGCCTCTGGGAGGGCCCCACCAtgtgaggggaaggagaaggagagaaaggtgaGGTGCAGTCCTTGACCTAGGTTTATGGGCTTGGGggggctttccccccccctcacCTTTCCTATGTGGAAGCGTGCCTTTCTGTACTTCCAGTGCACCTGCTTCTTGAGCACGTGatagctacagaaaaaaaacccaccatctatctatctatctatatatacacttaaaaatatttcatgatcCTGCCCGCAGCCTGCAGCTTGGCAGTAGCTGGCTGCCAGGTACAGCGGAGTCCCAGCGCAACTGCCCCCTGCGCCCTTGTAAAGCAATTTTTGGTTTCACCCGGGAGGCAATCCCAGGGCTGCTAAACATGTATTACACCAAACACCTATTATCAAGGTCAGTAAGCAGACAGAGTGAAAAGGATCCAAGTCCCCAAGCCTCAAAAGAGGAAACGTTTGAAGATCTGGGATCAAGAGACAGTTTGAAGTTGTCCAAAGAGGTGTTTTGTACTTCCTGGACTCCTTTTTTATACTACGTACACCAAATACATGGTACAAAACCGTAAGTCAACATGCAGACGACCTCAACTGAAGTAAATTTTCAATGTTGTTGTTAACAGTGATAGCTATACTATACTTCTCCTTTAATAAAAATCAACCTGAAGTATGTGCTGGGTttgagcttttttgttgtttttttttaagattgctgCTTCACTGCACATAAAGTATTCAGAGTCACccagtttttaaaacaagtttcatGTACCTAATATACACAAATGAAGGTAGTATAATTCAGTGAAATTGCCTTAAGTTTCCTCTGTCTACCACACCCGAGTGCCGGAAAATCAATTAATTTCACTTTCCCTACTtatctatttaatatttaatttgctgtttgttttaattgaaaagaAGCTCGCAACACTGAAAAGAGCCCTATTGTAAATAACCGGGGCTTTCCCACCGGGGTGCTGATAAGAGTTAAGTTCATGGCACTATGCAATGATGTGTGCAACTGTACAGGAAATGGTATGTTAGCTATACAAAAATGCCATGAAAGGGGTGGTGATAacgctagcttttttttttttatctcctaCTGATGGCTGTGCAACAGACTTTTCTCAGGGCTGTTGCGTGCCttcctgtgggacagcagcactGCACTGTGCGCAGCTATCCCCGCGCTCCGCTTGCTCATCCGTACTGTGGCTTGTACCTCGCTATCAACACAGAATTCAAATTATACTGTGCACACTATGGAAAAGGTCTCAGATGCTCCCTTTGTAGGATGCCCTGCTCAGCATCTCCTGGAGAAATTGGGTTTCCTTCCAGTATAAACACagtatcaaaaccaaaacaaaattagaAATCTTGACTTAATGGAACAACTTGGGGACAAAATTATGGACGGATTTGGGCTTCAGTGTTTTGCCAAAACTCGCTGCTTGCTGTCACTGATCCTCCTGCCAGAAGCAACACGTTTGATTTTTGCTCTGCAGAAGCCCATTAACAAGGGCCGTGGTGAGAGTATCTCTGACGGGGACACCTCACCGCCCTTCGGGAAGACGGCAGACCTGCCGAGCACCCCCGGTGGCACGCACCTGACCAGAGTGCCACGTCAGGTCCTGCACGCCCTGGTCCCTGTTGGGCTGATCCTGCCACCTCATGGCAGCACACCCCGTCGCCCTCGATGCACCACAAAACCACGCACCCATCCTGCGCCCTACTGAGATGTGGGTTTCTAAGGAGCTCAGGGTTGGGCATGCCTGTCCTCAGCAGTCTCAGCGGCCGAAGCCCGACCCAGCTTTCTGCATCCTTCTGCAGTAAATACACAAATGGGCAACGAGGACACGTACTGACATAGACCAACAAACAATAAATCATCTTCCATCCTGCAGTTTTTGCTTTGTATAGTTTGAGCCATACACAAATAAAGGCTTTACTGTATTGTTATTGGTGTCTTGTTGCTAGaatagaaaaaatgtatttgaataaagTGAGCTTTCATATACCAAATACATGGAGCTATTAATACACAAATAATGTCCAGGTTGGTTCTCCCATACATGCAAACCACAGGTGATTTCAGCAGTGTTTGCCTCTCACATTTCTCACTGAGTCACGTATTCAGGCACCAGGGATTGACAATCCTGGCCATCCCGCATACCCTTTTAGTAGTGTAATCCTCAAGCAGCAAAGGGCAGAGGAGTAACCAACTTACAGCTAAGGGTGAACTAACCTTTTCCCCTGTGTTTCACCATTCGTGGTGCTGCGTTTGATACTCTCCCCACACCTTGGCCAGGTGCAGAGGCACCAGGAGGGCCGGTGGGACCTGTCCCTTCTCTGCTCGCAGGACGGCTGACGGTGACCCCCTCTGAGGTACGGGGCAGGCGGAGCAGAGGAGACCCGCAGGCCATTTGTTAAGGCAACCAGCCCCTCACCCTCCTGCCGGCTCACAGTCGGACCCAAAACGCAGTCCCATCACCTCTGGAAAGGGGGCTCGATGCCCCCTTGGTCACCACCAAAGGGGAACTGCTGGGGATGCACTTCTCTGTCCCCTCCAAGGGACACCGAGGAAACATCCCAGTTTAGCCCTGCCCTCTGCCCCCTCACTCCCTTGGCTCAAATACCCAGCAATTCCCTGTTAAGATTTAGGAGGCACCATTCAACAGTGACCGACGGCAAGGTGAGAAAGACATTGGAAAGATGGGCAGGATTCGCTCTGGTATCagccagagagagaagggagggcTACACCGGGGTATCCTCACCAGTATGAAAGCTACACCCGCAGCCTTTGCTCCTCATCCCTCTGTGCAACGTCCCCTGCTCACTACGCACCTACGTGCTGCCCCACGTTACTTCTCACTCTACAGGAGCTATGTCATGGAGGATGAGCTGGACGCTGCCAAGGAGCAGTTAAAATAAGAGCATCTCATCAGACAACTTCAGAAGACACCGGAGGAATAACAAGGCTCTGACGCAGCTCATGCAACAGGTACTCTTTTATTTTCCATCGCTGCATTATGGATCCTTCCGTGAGGCGAACCTATTTGTGTCAAGGCTCCCATCCAGGCTGTTAAGCCCTGGGGGAATGAGAGGGAAAGGAAATCATTACAGTAGCGCAAAATGGCACATTATAGATGGGAAATTGACAATATGTATACACTGCTTCGGCACACAGCACGATCGTTCTCAAATGCAGCGGCTTGCCTGGCTGATCATACTTTGGTCTCTTAAAATAGTTCAGCTGAGAAATACCACGGCGGTCTGCCTATTGCACAGGCTAATCGCCTGCAAAGAGCCACGTTAGTCTCATATATTTGCTAACTATATTGCTGTTGTCAACAGCGTGTAGTTAGCAATCCATTCTGGGGAGGAGAGAACTCACtttcttctcatttaaaaacaaatcagaccaactgaaaaaaaaaatcctgtcacaGACCTGAAACCAGTGTCTTTACTCCCAAGGGCAATATATACAAGACAGACAATAAATGCTGTGGAAGGAATAGAGCATTTGCCTGACAAATTTCAACCTGTAGTGAATTTTTATATCCAATTTGAAAGCCTCGCAAAAACCCCTACATTTGCAGTGGAAACTGTGACATACCCCAAGCGTAAGGGAGACAGCACACGCCGCCGTACTGCCAGatgccttttcccttcctctgctccaTTCACAAACTATTCCGATAACTGGATATAACACTTAACTGAAGGTCTCCTACTTTCAAGAGGACCGCCGCTCATGCAGTATATAGTATTACATATAAGCAGGCACTATAAAAACAGGGCTACTTTGAAATGACTTGAGATTGATCTTGCTATTCCCAAATGCTCAAGTTTCTCATATCCACAGCACACCCCAGTTCCTGGGGTCTCTAAACTGTTACGCTTGGAGCAACTTTGCAGCAAGTTTCCAAATATAAAACCTTTCAAAAggtgggttatttttttccctcagcatACTACGGAAATGATTAAACAGCGGCAGCTTGCTTAGCCTGCAGTAAGCTGAACACGCACTCTGAGGTGGAGACAGTATACGGAAGTCTGATGTATTAAACCTGACATGTGAAGGACAAATATAAATTTGCCAGCCATAATTACTGCTGAGTCATGTGCCACCCAGTTTGGTGACATCCCTTTGGCCCAGCAGGCTCTTCCAACTCGTTGCAGCTTTCGTGCTCCAAATTTCTGTTCAAACAGGGAAAATGAGTTACCACTTCTGCGACTGCAGAAGTATCTGTTTAAATCAGCTTTCCCTTGATACTGCTCTGGTAGTGTGCAGATGTCTCCTCCTGGAGTGTGACGTAGTCCCTCGAGATGGGGACGTCGGTGGCTGCAGCAGTGTGGTGGGATGGGTGCATCGGGGACCCAGCAATCACACCCCTGCCCCGAGCACCTGCGGTGGGGAGGTGCTGCCTGCGTGTCCCTGGGGGAACATCTTCTCACCAGCAGCTCCCCGAAAGCCAAATTGTAGGGCTGCTCGCTCCTGGGAAAGTCCTGCCGcactcccatccctgcctctcaGCCCCATCGTGCACCTCTGCTTGCTCAGAATCACTTAATCAcagactggctgaggttggaagggacctctggaggtcatctggtccaacccccctgctcaagcaggggcaCCTAGAGATAGTTGCCCTggaccatgtccaggcagcttctgagtatctccaaggatgaagactccacgacctccctgggcaacctgtgccaggccTCAGTCACTCTCACAatgagaaagtgtttcctgatgttcagagggaacctgctgtgtttcagtttgtccacattgcctctggtcctgctcctgggcaccactgagaaaagcctggctccgtcctctttgcaccctcccctCAGATATTTCCGTACATTGATGACATCCCCcttgaaccttctcttctccaggctgaacagtcccaactctctcaacctttacTCACAGGAGAGATGCCTCCATCCCGTCAtcaccttcatggcccttcattggattctctccagtatgtccatgtctctgcTGTACTGGGCAGCCCAcagctggacccagcactccaggtgtggcctcaccagtgctgaggggaggggaaggtacacctccctcagcctgctggcaacactcctacTCATGCAGCCCAGGGCACCATCagccttctttgcggcaagggcacgttactggctcatgttcagcttggtgtccaccaggacatcccagctgcttttctgccaagctgctttccagctggctggcCCCCAGCACATACTGGTgactggggttgttcctccccaggtgcaggactctgcaTTTCCCCTCgttgaactttatgaggttcctgttggcccatttctcctgCCTGTTGAGGTCGCTCTGGGTGGCAGCATGGCCCTCTGATGTATCAGCCACTCCTGCCAGTTCTGTGTCAtaagcaaacttgctaagggtacactctgcccatcatccaggtcattaacgaagatgttgaacaggatcgGACCCAATATTGACCTCTGGGGTACACCACcagtcactggcctccaacttGACTTTGTGCCACCGTTCATCatcctctgggcctggccattcagccagtctCCAATCCACTTttctgtctgctcatccagcctgtaCATCAACAGGTTGCCTATGAGGATCTTataggagacagtgtcaaaggccttcctcaAGTCCAGGTCGACAATATCCACCGCTCTCCCCTCGTCTACCAGGCTTGCTTCTCATACAGTAGGTCAGCTTCCCATGGGGAAGGCAAACGAGCAGTGGACGAGAGTCTAAGAAAGTCTAAATTAAAATTGTATCAGGGAAAAACTGAACTTACTCTAGGGATATCTCTTGCATCAGAGCTCCTGAGATTTACTATACCTTGACCTCCACGGTTTTCACACACGCGGTGCACCCACGTGTTTACTTTTGAAGTGAGATCATAGAAAGAATGCAGAATCACGCTAGCATTAAAAGACTTCTTAGGCTCGAAAAGTAAAGTGCATGATTTTcctatgggaaaaaaatattttaaacaatttttcctGTCATTAAATATCCCATTTAACTGATTATTTAGTATCATTTTCAATCAAAACATTATATTCaccagcaaagcaaagaaaaatgagctgTTTTGAGAGCACAgagctaaacaaaacaaacaagagagCCGTGACtttacagtaaattttaaaaaccatgcattttgttttcccagCAATCGATACACCAATGATAACAAGAGGAAAAGGATACCAATTAAATATAATTGCCAGCCTCGcttcccccaaaacccaaaacaaaaagcactcAGTGTCAGCCTGATAAAATATTTGCTCCTT
This region includes:
- the RAI2 gene encoding retinoic acid-induced protein 2, with protein sequence MEELYKDAPNLPMDVTSSPSAMANNKLENGVAQLITAEAWNINSADLMKKALSPLVTVPAPSILTPPAESQSGVALKVAATVLQPICLGDSPVVLPIHLQVAGSAAPQMPATNAATPYVMTTQGPVPLPVLLEQHVFQHLNSPLVLPPGAACPASPLHAGLFPGATAPVGQPQLLDPKPSGQAQEPVLPPVFQTPGFAAVLQDLFPSQGALGSTPCQPPPDYTTLPPQAFSSPLSPLVPPATLLVPYPVIVPLPVPVPIPIPVPIPVPHGAEAKAAPDPPKPPLFTPHSCKGTQTPLEKEETKPFDLHPREFPQLSRHTVIKMGGENEALDLSMKGAPVPRAGEAAPPPPPEDGALDLSLASCRKPGGPHEEAAGIGPAAAEAGVHPAPDKLPSPATPFAPCKPQEVSGKAEGRGAGGGPAELLRQPQKWLVEQAGRAGCEPKAGNNIEIVSTSQTAKVIVSVKDAVPTIFCGKIKGLSGVSTKNFSFKRDLPQDSVLQCYDVKSPPEPRDSAEALRKPVKNRSVKLKKMNSPEIHILPIKKQRLAAFFPRK